Proteins encoded within one genomic window of Lysinibacillus louembei:
- the terL gene encoding phage terminase large subunit: protein MTDEQLKELKKQAQLELARREFFYFCHLLAPKFYKENRKYLVELCNEMQDFYESDDEVLIINVPPRHGKSRSASMFAQWVFGQNQEEKIMTGSYNEMLSTTFSKAVRNGISEVKADADAVVYSDIFPSTTIKQGDAAMNLWSLEGGYNNYLATSPTGTATGFGASLLIIDDLIKNAEEAFNENTLDKHWEWFTNTMLSRLEEGGKIIIIMTRWSSKDLAGRALIHFKEEGKKVRHVNMKALQDDGTMLCDEVLSHKSYESKTRAMRPEIAAANYQQEPIDQKGRLYTSFKTYDGELPQFKQIKNYTDTADEGSDYLCTINYGVTFNDEAYVLDVLYTKDGMEVTEPATAKMLYEDKVNVADIESNGGGRGFARSVERLLKSNHNSNKTRINPFHQSKNKKARILSNATWVMDHIYFPSDWRYRWPEYYKAMTEYQKEGKNKHDDAPDATTGIAEKIGAGSLYSFE from the coding sequence ATGACAGATGAACAATTAAAAGAGCTGAAAAAACAAGCCCAATTAGAACTCGCAAGACGTGAGTTCTTTTATTTTTGCCATTTGTTAGCACCTAAGTTTTACAAAGAAAATCGAAAATACTTAGTTGAACTGTGTAACGAAATGCAAGATTTTTATGAATCTGACGATGAGGTATTAATTATTAATGTTCCTCCTCGTCATGGTAAATCACGTTCCGCTTCCATGTTTGCTCAATGGGTATTTGGTCAAAATCAAGAAGAAAAGATAATGACAGGTTCATACAACGAAATGCTTTCAACGACATTTTCAAAAGCTGTTCGAAATGGCATATCGGAAGTTAAGGCTGATGCCGACGCAGTTGTGTATAGTGATATATTCCCTAGCACAACGATTAAACAAGGTGATGCTGCTATGAATTTATGGAGCCTTGAAGGTGGTTACAACAACTATCTCGCTACTTCTCCAACAGGTACAGCGACAGGGTTTGGGGCTTCTTTACTTATCATTGACGATTTAATAAAAAATGCCGAAGAAGCTTTTAATGAAAATACCTTGGATAAGCATTGGGAATGGTTCACGAATACCATGCTCTCCCGACTTGAAGAAGGTGGGAAAATCATCATCATTATGACGCGTTGGTCCTCAAAAGATTTAGCAGGGCGAGCGCTTATTCACTTTAAAGAAGAAGGTAAGAAAGTCCGTCATGTAAACATGAAAGCTCTACAAGACGATGGAACAATGCTTTGTGACGAGGTATTAAGCCACAAGTCATATGAGAGCAAAACTAGAGCAATGCGCCCTGAAATAGCAGCAGCTAACTATCAGCAAGAGCCTATTGACCAAAAAGGCCGTTTGTACACATCCTTTAAAACGTATGACGGCGAACTGCCTCAGTTTAAACAAATCAAGAATTATACTGATACAGCAGACGAAGGTAGCGACTACTTATGTACCATTAATTATGGTGTGACGTTTAACGATGAAGCATATGTACTAGATGTGCTTTATACGAAAGACGGTATGGAGGTAACGGAACCAGCAACAGCAAAAATGCTCTATGAGGATAAAGTTAATGTTGCTGATATTGAATCTAACGGTGGCGGTCGAGGTTTTGCGAGGTCAGTTGAACGTTTGCTTAAATCGAATCATAATTCGAATAAAACGCGCATTAATCCGTTTCACCAATCGAAAAACAAAAAAGCGCGTATTTTATCCAATGCTACTTGGGTAATGGACCATATTTATTTCCCGAGCGACTGGCGTTATAGATGGCCAGAATATTATAAAGCAATGACGGAATACCAAAAAGAAGGTAAGAACAAGCATGATGATGCACCGGACGCTACAACAGGTATCGCTGAAAAAATCGGCGCTGGTAGCCTATACAGTTTTGAATAG
- a CDS encoding sigma-70 family RNA polymerase sigma factor: MGKGQTTQMDIGYMINNYRLWKKEIARLERALYGGSRNMSSWGVAQYGLEATMPKGSSIRSAAEMERMDVRERSQLKRLERLESYVYALEVAYDLLKDERLKTIYDCLLDGMTYRQIAEHLATSKDYVCQSKKEILRQIGQNGQIRTILTYSKNAG; the protein is encoded by the coding sequence ATGGGCAAAGGGCAAACAACTCAAATGGATATTGGGTATATGATTAACAACTATCGGCTGTGGAAAAAAGAGATTGCTAGATTAGAGCGAGCTTTGTATGGTGGTAGTCGTAATATGAGTTCATGGGGCGTGGCTCAATATGGATTAGAGGCTACGATGCCAAAGGGCAGCAGTATTCGTTCAGCGGCAGAAATGGAACGAATGGATGTAAGGGAACGTAGCCAATTAAAGCGGCTAGAGCGCTTAGAATCTTATGTATATGCGTTAGAGGTTGCTTACGACCTGTTAAAGGACGAGCGATTAAAAACGATATATGATTGCTTATTGGATGGCATGACATATCGACAGATAGCGGAGCATCTAGCCACTTCCAAAGATTATGTATGCCAATCAAAAAAAGAAATCTTGCGACAAATCGGACAAAACGGACAAATACGTACGATTTTGACTTACTCAAAAAACGCAGGTTAA
- a CDS encoding helix-turn-helix domain-containing protein → MYEWQNKYSEICDALKRGKEVIDRQVENALLKRALGYKYDEVTKEMVEDGSGRLEVTKVVTKEVQPDVTAQIFWLKNRKPVEWRDKQQVEHSGIMNINNPMKDLTTEELRKLINK, encoded by the coding sequence TTGTACGAGTGGCAAAATAAGTATAGTGAGATTTGTGATGCCTTAAAAAGAGGGAAAGAGGTTATTGACCGTCAAGTCGAAAATGCCTTATTAAAACGTGCGCTAGGCTACAAATATGATGAAGTAACAAAAGAGATGGTCGAAGATGGTTCTGGTCGATTAGAAGTTACTAAGGTTGTCACAAAAGAGGTGCAACCAGATGTAACTGCTCAAATCTTTTGGTTAAAGAACCGTAAACCTGTGGAATGGCGCGATAAGCAACAGGTTGAACATAGTGGCATTATGAATATTAACAATCCTATGAAAGACCTCACAACAGAGGAACTAAGGAAGTTGATTAACAAATGA